In Symbiobacterium terraclitae, the genomic stretch CTGGTCGAGGCGGGCTGCCGGTACGTGATCCTGGGCCACTCGGAGCGGCGCCACATTTACGGCGAGACCGACCAGCTGGTCGGTGCGAAGGTGCGGACCGCCGTGCGCCACGGCCTGATTCCCATCCTCTGCATCGGTGAGACGCTGGAGGAGCGCGAGGCCGGCAAGACCGACGCGGTCAACCGGCGGCAGCTGCTGGCCGGGCTGGAGGGGCTGACGGCCGGGGAGGTGGCCGGGGCGATCATCGCCTACGAGCCCGTCTGGGCGATCGGCACGGGGAAGAACTGCGACCCGGGCGAGGCGCAGCGGACCATCGCCGCAGTCCGCGCCATGGTGGCGGAGGCCTTCGGGGCCGACGCCGCGGCGCGGGTGCGGATCCAGTACGGCGGCTCTGTGAAGCCCGGCAACATCGGCAGCTACATGGCGCAGCCCGACATCGACGGCGCGCTGGTGGGCGGCGCGAGCCTCGACCCCGCTTCCTTCGCCGAGATCTGCGCGGCGGCGCGCTGAAGTGCGGCCGTGCGACGACACGAGACCCGCTGCAGGCGATGCAGCGGGTCTTTCGCGGTGCGCCCAGCATGGGCGCTGACTTGTTGGTGAAAGTCCAATACGGGCGAGGTGGCACCAGCCCGTTAGCCAAAGGCAAGGGCTGCC encodes the following:
- the tpiA gene encoding triose-phosphate isomerase; amino-acid sequence: MRTPVIAANWKMNKTQAAARQFLADFLPRVAGLEGVELIICPPFTALAAVAEGLRGSRVGLGAQNMSEKDPGAYTGEVAGEMLVEAGCRYVILGHSERRHIYGETDQLVGAKVRTAVRHGLIPILCIGETLEEREAGKTDAVNRRQLLAGLEGLTAGEVAGAIIAYEPVWAIGTGKNCDPGEAQRTIAAVRAMVAEAFGADAAARVRIQYGGSVKPGNIGSYMAQPDIDGALVGGASLDPASFAEICAAAR